The Coffea eugenioides isolate CCC68of chromosome 8, Ceug_1.0, whole genome shotgun sequence genome has a segment encoding these proteins:
- the LOC113779463 gene encoding disease resistance protein RPM1-like, translating to MVATVLSFVLHQLSTFLREEGRLLGGLQQEVQFIMDELGHMRAFLREAEAKEEGAQPRLQEWMKQVREAAYDTEDILDEYVARFARNRETGFYGSVRRIFSSIKNLGARHRVASEIQSIKSRIKSISEAHQRYQSEYGISAQASNSLSAVNNTTWRYSRDDALLVEEAKLVGIDQPKKHLISQLLQRDDYQLKVVSVVGMGGLGKTTLVKKVHEDPEVRRHFPVRAWVTVSQTCDFQYLLKDLIRQLHKEGKKPVPQSIESLNTTELKEFVKDFLQQAGRYAIVFDDVWDVEFWNTIKFALPESSYGNRVMLTTRKADVASASCIESRGLVYRVEPLSNEDSWTLFRNKVFDGGNCPGHLIDVAKGILDKCEGLPLAIIAISGLLASKDVNRTDEWEMVRRSLGGELEGTGKLDRVKKILSLSYSDLPWPLKTCLLYLSIYPEDYKIRCRRLVNLWIAERFVEWREGMSIEDVAWGYFSGLVNRSLIQVTSVFYEGIPGYCRMHDLLREIVISQSKEQNMVTITTGKPTRWPSEKVRRLIVHSSSSNNTQAQHHQLRQNYCFDHLRSIVTIGSPNPLLSRMLLSKVLRRSNLLKVLDLKGQKTQKEIPNEIFNLFHLKHLDLWGTSVERVPKGIGKLQHLEFLDLGNTGVRELPTEILKLQKLRVLKVYQQVDPSDDDYGYHGFKAPSNMGGLLALEILSCIDASSGSTIVKEIGKLTQLRELGITKLRREDGKELCSSLANLASLHKLNIYSIGKGDDHEIIDLDHHHPSLSSSSFLQSLHMLILQGRLEKMPQWVAHLHSLLRIDLNCSRLRSEEDPLESLQNLPNLGKISFYGSYLGEGLCFKTGGFLKLKWMKLKRMEGLRWMRVEEGALPRLHQLILEQLPLLDELPLGIQHLSHLQELYLYEMSSEMIDKVENQKESEDYRRIVHIPEIIIGFCADDGKWRKRQLWEGTKRNT from the coding sequence ATGGTAGCAACAGTTCTCTCTTTTGTGCTGCATCAACTCTCAACTTTTCTGCGCGAGGAGGGACGACTATTGGGAGGGCTTCAGCAAGAGGTTCAATTCATCATGGATGAGTTGGGGCACATGAGAGCTTTCCTGAGAGAGGcagaagcaaaagaagaaggTGCTCAACCCAGGCTCCAAGAATGGATGAAGCAAGTGCGAGAAGCTGCTTATGACACTGAAGACATTCTTGATGAATATGTAGCTCGCTTTGCTCGGAATCGTGAAACAGGATTCTACGGCTCTGTTAGGAGAATTTTCAGCTCCATCAAGAATTTGGGGGCTCGTCATCGAGTTGCTAGCGAAATACAAAGCATCAAGTCCAGAATCAAAAGCATATCTGAAGCTCATCAAAGATACCAATCCGAATATGGTATCTCTGCCCAAGCGTCCAACTCACTATCTGCTGTGAACAACACAACCTGGCGCTATAGCAGAGATGACGCACTGCTTGTGGAAGAAGCTAAATTAGTTGGCATTGACCAGCCCAAGAAACATCTAATTTCTCAGCTCCTCCAAAGGGATGATTACCAACTGAAAGTTGTTTCAGTGGTTGGTATGGGAGGACTTGGCAAAACTACTCTAGTGAAAAAAGTCCACGAGGATCCTGAAGTTAGAAGGCATTTCCCAGTTCGTGCTTGGGTAACTGTCTCTCAAACATGTGACTTTCAGTACCTCCTGAAAGACTTGATTAGGCAGTTGCACAAGGAAGGCAAGAAACCAGTCCCACAATCGATCGAGTCTTTGAATACCACCGAGCTGAAAGAatttgtcaaagattttcttcaacaagctGGAAGGTATGCAATTGTTTTTGATGATGTATGGGACGTGGAATTTTGGAATACCATCAAATTTGCACTGCCCGAGAGTAGCTACGGCAACCGTGTCATGCTAACAACTCGAAAAGCTGATGTAGCCTCTGCCTCTTGCATTGAATCTCGGGGTCTTGTCTACAGAGTGGAGCCACTATCTAATGAGGATTCGTGGACCCTGTTTCGCAACAAGGTCTTTGACGGAGGTAATTGCCCTGGCCATTTGATTGACGTTGCCAAAGGTATATTGGACAAATGTGAGGGCTTGCCCCTTGCAATCATTGCAATCAGTGGGCTTTTGGCTTCGAAAGATGTAAACAGGACAGACGAATGGGAGATGGTTCGACGCAGTCTTGGCGGTGAATTAGAAGGCACGGGTAAACTGGACAGAGTTAAAAAGATACTTTCTCTGAGTTATAGTGACCTGCCTTGGCCTCTCAAGACATGTTTGTTGTATTTAAGCATTTATCCAGAGGATTACAAAATAAGATGCCGAAGACTTGTTAACTTATGGATTGCTGAAAGGTTTGTAGAATGGAGAGAAGGAATGAGTATTGAAGATGTAGCTTGGGGTTATTTTAGTGGACTCGTCAATAGAAGCCTAATTCAAGTGACTAGTGTGTTTTATGAAGGAATACCCGGATATTGTCGAATGCATGACCTATTACGAGAAATTGTCATTTCCCAGTCAAAAGAACAAAACATGGTCACAATTACCACTGGAAAACCAACAAGGTGGCCGTCCGAGAAGGTACGCCGTCTAATAGTccatagtagtagtagtaaCAACACCCAAGCCCAGCACCACCAGCTAAGACAAAATTATTGCTTTGACCACCTTCGGTCAATCGTTACAATTGGATCCCCGAACCCACTCCTGTCTAGAATGTTGTTATCTAAAGTTTTAAGGAGGAGCAATTTGTTAAAGGTTTTGGATTTGAAAGGTCAAAAGACGCAGAAGGAAATACCAAATGAGATTTTCAACTTGTTTCATCTCAAGCATCTAGACCTATGGGGTACGAGTGTGGAGAGAGTCCCAaaaggcattggaaagcttCAACATTTGGAGTTTCTTGATTTGGGTAACACTGGAGTTAGGGAATTACCTACGGAAATCCTAAAGCTGCAAAAACTTCGGGTTCTCAAAGTATATCAACAAGTTGATCCTTCCGATGATGATTATGGATATCATGGATTCAAAGCTCCATCGAATATGGGAGGGCTTCTTGCCCTAGAAATATTAAGCTGCATAGATGCAAGTAGTGGGTCCACAATTGTTAAGGAGATCGGAAAGTTGACCCAATTAAGAGAATTAGGCATTACAAAGTTAAGAAGAGAAGATGGAAAGGAGCTCTGCTCTTCCCTTGCTAACCTCGCTAGTCTTCATAAATTAAACATTTATTCAATTGGAAAAGGTGATGATCATGAGATCATCGATCTAGATCATCATcatccttctctttcttcttcttcatttcttcaatctCTTCATATGCTGATTTTGCAAGGCCGCTTAGAAAAGATGCCACAATGGGTAGCTCATCTTCACAGTTTGTTAAGAATAGATTTGAATTGCAGCAGGTTAAGGAGTGAGGAGGATCCGCTTGAATCCCTCCAAAATTTGCCCAATTTGGGTAAAATTAGTTTCTACGGATCTTACCTGGGAGAAGGGTTGTGTTTCAAGACTGGAGGGTTCCTAAAGTTGAAGTGGATGAAATTAAAGAGAATGGAAGGGTTgagatggatgagagtggaggagGGTGCATTGCCTCGTCTCCATCAACTCATTCTGGAACAACTTCCATTACTAGATGAGTTACCTTTGGGTATTCAGCACTTGAGCCATCTTCAAGAGCTGTATTTGTATGAGATGAGTTCTGAAATGATAGACAAGGTAGAGAATCAGAAGGAAAGTGAAGATTACAGAAGAATCGTACACATTCCTGAAATTATCATTGGTTTCTGTGCAGATGATGGAAAATGGAGAAAGCGCCAGCTGTGGGAGGGGACGAAGAGGAACACATAA